Genomic segment of Dunckerocampus dactyliophorus isolate RoL2022-P2 chromosome 13, RoL_Ddac_1.1, whole genome shotgun sequence:
GCAGCATGTTGAAACAAAGGCTCGGTGGTAGGGAAGATAAGTGTCAGCCTTATCCACCCCCTTCACCCCCAAAGGTAACCGATGTGAGTTGGCTTCGTAATGGCTTTGCATGTGTTGACACACAAACACGGCTGCGGTGCTCACAATTTGTAAATGTCACATTGGAAGACTCTGATGTCAGTGTTGACATACAGGAGTTGTCATTTGTgtgagtacagtcgtcccttgccacttcaccCCGTCACagcttttgaaaaatatattcattaataaatcggATTGTTTCGGGGTggaatatggcccattattagtccaaaaatatccatattgaagcaaatttcacatatttttttccacaaaataagcatttttaagcacaaaaatggcaactAAAGAGCGTGATTGGCGAAACTTATAACCAACACGTGGCAAACCCTACACACGGGAGGCTACGAGCGACTGTGGCCAGCGACAACAGTGAGCGACGTGCTCACATCCGGAGCAAATTACGAGTCTTCCATGGTTTCGATTGGCTGTCAGGTTTGGACGGAATTTTGGGGTATCAAAggagttcagaggaggaaaagcggtcGGGTTGTTCATTgtgtactcttgctagtactgGATCTTGCTAGTATGGAAGATATAACGTAtataaatgtccgtgtaaattaatctaaacttacctgatatgtttactctggcggcAACAAATTTCCATGCCGCTGCTTTGTTGTTTATATCTCTGTATTCTTTTatggaaatgtcaaatagctgcGCGAATTCTGACAGCAAGTGTTATTTTTGCTCCATGTTTACCTGCAAGAGAGTACTGGATCGTATCCTTTCCAATCTCCCACAGATTGGTCCTCATCTGGGCAAAAGCgttgaaaagttgaacatttttcagctTTCTGGGATTGCATCGCAAGCCGGCGTGTGCACGATGAATACACGAGCGAAAAATGTAACACACTCAAATTTTGTGTGTCGCTTGGCGAcccaggttccattgaaaatgaatggacgagAGCTGCGGTTGCCTCTCGTGTATCGAGCCCATCAGACTCACCGCCCTAGAGGTCACTCTCATCCGGGTCACAGCACCAACGTGACAGTGGTCACCCATGCAATCTGGCCATGCACCGGCCGGAGCTTGAACCACCAGTCCACAGATCCCCACTCAATAAGATTTGAGCAACGTTAGCCTGAGCTGTCAGCTCGTGGTCCAGCGtggctcttaaggtgtcagggagtgaggtttgccaatgtactctcacaaaGCCGCATCAGCAGGCATTCATTCGTTAGACTCATTCATGTACTTGCGCAAACTTCCCAGCAGCCAGACATGATCAATCGAGCCCAAAGTTGCAACTCAGACTCTGTGCAAAGCCCTTCTGAAATGCATGAATATGAAGTTCTCTTGCAGAGGGCTCATTGAAATGAGGAATTACACGAAAGATAAAGCACTTTATCACCAGTGAAAGACGAGACAATGTACATTGAGAAATTGGGAAGATGGCAGAAACAATGAATATTAAGTGCCTGAGAATCTAAAGCTGCTGACTAAATTGAAAGTGTGTATCCTGAGGGGGCAAGCTTTCCAAATTGCTAATTACTGCTGCGAAAAGGGCTCTGCTTCTGATATGTTTGCTTGTGAAAGGCACTCACTTAATGAAGCAGTGGCTCaagtttcttttttaattattttaatacttcTACTAGCTGGCTTTCAGGGCTCTCTCCGGACTGCCTCCCAGGCCAGAACAATGGAGGGCCCTGGAGCGCGGTTTCCCCACAGGGCCGAGGAAAGGAGGCCCGTGGCTGCGTACTGAGGGAGCTGCTCAGCCCGCTGAAATATGGCGGCGACAGATAAGGTGGCAGCAGCACACTGAAGCTCTCTCCCAGGGGCCCAAGGGGAAATTTGCAGTTATTAAGAGGAAGATGAAAGAGATTAAATGGCTTTTGTACTCATTTTCACAgacttttctttttgtattatttggcTGCTCTTGGTCTGAGAGATGGGGAAAGtggtaaattactttttttttttcattcatcaaCACACTAGCTTGGCGAGGCAATGAGCCGTTGCTGAAAGATGTTATACATGAGTCTTActattgttttaaaatgtgctggagctccacaatGACTCTAATCTTATCATCTACAACTAATGACACACTTTACATGGTTGGGGATTTTGTTTAACATGTATTAAAAGTACTTGCCTTCCTGGTGGTGCATGAACTAAATGTAATATGAACCAGTGCTAATTGTGACGCTACTtaccagaggtgggagaaagtcaatattatgcaagtctcaagtcttcaGTATCAATTCAAGGCTCAAGTAAAGACAtaaaagtccaagtcaagtctcaagtcaagtcaaaacaAGACAGCTCAAGTCAAAtccaaagtcataggcttgaaatttttgagGCATAGGCACTGTTTAGTGTCtaccaaataaaataacatttttaattttgcggtttcactccatcgcagtttttcaaaaatatattgatgaATAAATAGCCATAAATAGATGGCGTCCTCCTGTACGAATGCGTTCTTGAAATCTGCTCTTGAGATTCCTCACTGCAacatgtcagctgggatactgTGAATTTCATCCTGAATTCTCGGTTTTAACTCATCCAGAGTTCTTGGTCGAGTCGTGTACACTTCACTCTTGAGATAGCCccactaaaaaaaattaaaaaaaaaatcaaacagacAAATCTGGCGATCTAGGGGGGCCAGGGGACGTTACCGAATCTTGAGATCACGCGGTTACCGAACAATTCTTGCACAGCCTCCAATGATTGGCGTGCGGTGTGTGATGTCGCTCCATCCTGTTGAATCCAGGTTTCTTGAACGTGTGGAAAATTGTTCAATTCAGGTGTAACGAAGGATTGTAACATCTCCACGTAACGATTCGCGGTGACAGTGACTGAGATCCCCtggtcattttccaaaaaataaggtttgttgtttttatgaaacatttttatggctaGCGCACGCTGTTGCCCGTTCCACTGATCCATGGTTACTAAAATGGAGGAGTGTTTACTTGCTCATGTCTGCCAATATGCACTTCAAAAAGTCCAGTTTTTTTGCGTCACCCTGTATCTTCTCATTacacaatactatagaaataaaatcTAGACAGCACagagtagtcaatgtacagctttTATAGCAGTGTAGATTCACTGTCCTCTGAAAACAAGTCAACAAACAGCCATATTTGTCTAaaaagctggcaacacaagtgagtacatccCACAGTGAACGTGTCCAAATTGTGTGTCAATATTATTCTTtttgggcatggagttcaccagagcttTTATTTGTGCTGAGTACTGTGGTTTTTAAAGGACAATATGTTACATATaatgctatacaagctgtacactgactactctattGCCCGAAGGGACCTAACTGGAATGAGCTCAGAATGTACTTCTCACATTACCACCCATTACATGACCTATTTAAGGTCACTCAGCTTTTTGCACATAATGAGCAAACATTATCACTCATTGAACCACTTTTATAATTgcattttatatgcattttaatcaGTACTGCTGCTAGATGTACTACATGTTTATGCAGAACATATTGAGCTCTCATGTAGTTAAAGAGAATCCACAGAAACAGCAAATAACAGTCATGTCGTTATCTTTACGTGCAGTCGGCAGTCGTACAGTCGGTCCTCGCCCTGATTGGCTGAGCAGCAAGGCGGAAGTGGGTCTGACAGCTTTGCTGAAAGCAAAACAAGAGGAGCTGCAGTCTGCTGGTGAGTGCAAGGAACGTTTCTGACACCTTTCTTTACACAAACCCACGGTCTCATTTCTGTGTACTGTTCAATGAGCTTGACGCGTGTCTGTGAGAGTCCACCGCGGCGATTTGTGTCGCTGTCTGGATGACTTTGTAGCAACCTGAGTTCACACGTGTGATGTTATGTAACACGGCAACGAGCATGCAGGCATCACCGCCTCCACCCGTGTTGGTGTTTACACTAAATGCAAACGCAGATTTAACAAAGAATGTATTCCACAGCCACACTGTGTGTCTATTCTGATACAATATTCAGCAAAACTACACCACTGACTTTGTTGTTTATTGTCACTACAGTCATTTGGCGATATACAGAATTAGCCGAACAGGCGAATGTTGATTCGGCTCTCATTCCAATTTGAAAGGTTGTTTTGTGCTTATATTATGGCCAAAAAGAGATCACCACTCGAACCTAGCTAAGCAAATAGATAACAGAATGGTGGCCGACAGGGGCGCAACGTCCTAATGCACCAAACTAAATTAACTGGGATTAACTGcttgagagaaatgctgcaagttcacggAACAAAACAGAAGTTAGCTAGACTACCAGGGGAGCCAGACCTGCGCTACGCAAACATTAGCCGGCTACCAAGTTGCTTAACCATAACTGATGCAGTGAGTTGCTTCTCATTTGTCAAACACGCATGTCAAAAGACACGTACTGTGTTTGTCGAAAAAATATTGGTTCATCTATTTCAAAAGGGTCAATTATTGGCTTTATGGACGCTCTGATCAGGGTATTACGCTGCCAATTCCgatccgatcatccatgagtgagattggccggtaccaataccgatcacatggattaaatgtagatttttaaatgtatttatgatgagtgctattggctgGGGctgccattagacaattccaagggcccctggcaaataggtaataggcaaggctggacacactacgtgtttttgttcattaaacatccatccattttctataccgcttctcctcattagggtcgctggggcatgctggagcctatcccagctgacttcgggcgacaggcggggtacaccctggactggtcaccagccaatcgcagggcacatatagacaaacaaccattcacactcacattcatacctatggacaatttagagtcaccaattaacctcacctgcatgtttttggaatgtgggaggaagctggagtacccggagaaaacccacgcgcacacggggagaacatgcaaactctacacagaaatgcccaagggagaatcgaacccaggtcttcccgatctccaggctgttactgtgttggccaacgtgctaaccactagaccaccggtTCGTtaaacagcaacacacaaattgtgttttcaggacaagacataattagtatgacaacaagagagcaacattgttcagtgacacttgaaaaaggtattatgtaccccatgaacgtgatggGGTTGGCTTTTCCTCACTGGAAGGACAGTGGTGATCatcaccttccagctcacgcacgcctgGCCTCTTCAGGATGCATCGGTGTGCAAGTataacatttctatgtattttattgtctgatttgcaagaataaagatgCCACACTTACATGACATACATTATCCAGGTTGGAGAGAGCCATggtttataataaatgtttctgcaacattgcATTATTGGCAAACAGAAACTTGCAGGCGCCATAAGCCGACTCAGTGTGCACGGAGATGGTAGacggggcttgcgcactaagccgagaagccaCGCTCACAGTGGCCATGTcgtaggtttctgccctgttgtatttgatcaggaaatgtgcaaattcagagaATTTTTACTTGCGAAAAttttaaaaacgattggaatcatacagaaaataaatttctaatacagttcaatggacacattaatatttattttatgttatttgtttttttttcaatttttcatcatgacaagtgaggctttgcctcacctgcctcccctgaccgcacgtcactgttgtatgtatgtgtatacagtgtactgtatatgtgtgtgtgtaacatactgtatatatgtttttatattataaaCTTACAGTCTGTATAATAATCTACTGAGTGCCTCTCTTGTGTGATTTCAGCATTGAAATGGATGAGCTGGTGCAGGACCTGGTGTCTGCCCTGGAGCACACCTCGGAACAAAGTAAGCTCGGGGAGCTGTGGGAGGAAATGGTTTTGAGTCCACGTCACCGGCGGCGGCAGGTGCGCCGTCGAAGAGGCCAGAAACACCGTTGTGAATCTTCGCTCCATCCACCTGAGCGAAGACACCACTGGGTCGAAGCATCGGAATCCAGTTTAGATGAAACTTCTCAAAACTCCTGGCGGAACTCTCCGCCTCTTTTGACAACGTCGGCAGCCAACTGCAGCAACTCTGATGACATGTCCATCAATAGCCAGTGGCACTCCCTTGTGAGCCGCCCGATCAGGACCGGGCAGCCCTCCTGGCCCGAGTCAGACTCCTTATCTGAGAATAATCTAGGACGTCAGctcaagaggaagaggaggattaaACGTATGAACCCGCCTGTTCAAGTCAGATTGCAGCATAAGTTAAAGGTTTCCGCCATGGAAAGGAAAAAACTGAGGCCCAGGCCATCCAGGATGCAGCATCTGTCAAGACTGAAGAACAGCTCCAGCGGTTGGGTTGGACGAAACCGGCAGTCTGATGGGGTCAGCCTGATGGGAAAGCAGCGCTGGAATAGGAAGATCACTTTGGAACACCGAGATGCTGCAGAGGAGAATATGTCTGAGGGGTAACATTAAACTCACAAAGCTTagttgcatttttaaaacacaTATCATATATTCCTCCcctttgtatttgtgtgttaaACATTCCACACATGACACTGGAGTTACGAACGTTAAACCCGCTTGGTTAAGTACTTGGTCAGTTTGAAATAACAGGAAGTACCCTGTCAGCCTTTAAATGCTAAGTTACCAGGGTAccaaaagctcatgaccatcgcTGTAATAAGGCACAATCAATCAAAGAAGGTGAGTCCATATAGGCTCTCGTGTATATGTCGTCAATATTCACTCTGTCCTTAACAAAACCCCCTCAAAAAATGTATCACAATCATGCCGCTTCACTTTAAAGTATCAAGttgacattaaaaatgaatgatggAGTCTCTTCATCCCCGGCTCCTATAGCAGAAATGATCACCTGGGAGAGATCTTTGATAG
This window contains:
- the LOC129192158 gene encoding G patch domain-containing protein 2-like isoform X2; its protein translation is MDELVQDLVSALEHTSEQSKLGELWEEMVLSPRHRRRQVRRRRGQKHRCESSLHPPERRHHWVEASESSLDETSQNSWRNSPPLLTTSAANCSNSDDMSINSQWHSLVSRPIRTGQPSWPESDSLSENNLGRQLKRKRRIKRMNPPVQVRLQHKLKVSAMERKKLRPRPSRMQHLSRLKNSSSGWVGRNRQSDGVSLMGKQRWNRKITLEHRDAAEENMSEGETSSTCSSDPGLFTNDEGRQGDDEQSDWFFEGDCGIGSSVASLLPNWDSDNHNSRDVNRPSPTSLPSLRGYCSHLKRLPRPAASYIRTNRGKFSSKGNSTPEFVERLRHLSHDHHYRDFSAVGHHGQKH
- the LOC129192158 gene encoding G patch domain-containing protein 2-like isoform X1, with amino-acid sequence MDELVQDLVSALEHTSEQSKLGELWEEMVLSPRHRRRQVRRRRGQKHRCESSLHPPERRHHWVEASESSLDETSQNSWRNSPPLLTTSAANCSNSDDMSINSQWHSLVSRPIRTGQPSWPESDSLSENNLGRQLKRKRRIKRMNPPVQVRLQHKLKVSAMERKKLRPRPSRMQHLSRLKNSSSGWVGRNRQSDGVSLMGKQRWNRKITLEHRDAAEENMSEGETSSTCSSDPGLFTNDEGRQGDDEQSDWFFEGDCGIGSSVASLLPNWDSDNHNSRDVNRPSPTSLPSLRGYCSHLKRLPRPAASYIRTNRGKFSSKGNSTPEFVERLRHLSHDHHYRDFSAVGHHGQVCFIQGVVSPFFIILPCSP